Proteins encoded within one genomic window of Hevea brasiliensis isolate MT/VB/25A 57/8 chromosome 8, ASM3005281v1, whole genome shotgun sequence:
- the LOC110644647 gene encoding squalene monooxygenase SE1-like: MGGIMAFLLGFLLFYRSAVKRKTTISREVARAEALLSPEKGVKQAEKAKNPDIIIVGAGVAGSALAYTLGKDGRRVHVIERDLAEPDRIVGELLQPGGYLKLIELGLQDCVEDTDAQQVFGYALYKGGRSTKLSYPLENLESYVSGRSFHNGRFIQRMREKASSLPK, from the exons ATGGGAGGCATCATGGCTTTTTTGTTGGGATTTCTACTGTTTTATAGATCAGCAGTAAAGAGAAAAACGACCATTTCAAGGGAGGTTGCGAGAGCTGAAGCATTGTTGAGCCCTGAAAAAGGTGTAAAGCAGGCAGAGAAAGCCAAAAATCCAGATATAATTATTGTTGGAGCTGGTGTGGCTGGTTCTGCTCTTGCTTATACTCTTGGCAAG GATGGAAGAAGAGTACATGTGATTGAAAGAGACTTGGCTGAGCCTGATAGAATTGTTGGAGAACTCCTGCAACCAGGTGGCTACCTCAAACTAATTGAGTTGGGCCTTCAAG ATTGTGTAGAAGATACTGATGCTCAGCAAGTATTTGGATATGCTCTGTACAAGGGTGGGAGAAGTACTAAACTTTCCTATCCGCTGGAAAACCTTGAATCATATGTGTCTGGAAGAAGCTTTCATAATGGACGTTTCATTCAAAGGATGCGAGAAAAAGCTTCTTCCCTACCCAAGtaa
- the LOC110644658 gene encoding uncharacterized protein LOC110644658, whose translation MDLETENRIATILLKEAAELRRQAEKEGVHVYLQKPQVRGRPNSRFLTATVLGVQQANRAVEVNEMWRIRQKELELDDRLKGRSRHENSSSTSKRHATVDDNTGASCSSSKRISGNCYSKQDEGLRDDEVEEFLHSRVKRGRGAVGSRMDETGPYLLPCTESKEKPSTSLDLREHRVVLGPEKPSSVKSYESSEEELDEDRRKKAKKAQSRSSDKHSKKHRKKERSRDKKKSRKEKRNKR comes from the exons ATGGATCTGGAGACAGAGAACAGAATAGCTACAATTCTTCTGAAAGAAGCAGCAGAACTGCGGCGACAAGCTGAGAAGGAAGGTGTGCATGTTTATCTTCAAAAACCTCAAGTAAGGGGTCGCCCAAATTCCCGGTTCCTCACAGCAACTGTTCTTGGAGTGCAGCAAG CAAATCGAGCTGTGGAAGTCAATGAGATGTGGCGAATACGGCAAAAAGAGCTCGAGCTAGATGATAGGCTTAAAGGGAGATCAAGACATGAGAATAGCAGCAGCACAAGTAAGAGGCATGCTACTGTTGATGACAACACTGGTGCATCATGTTCCTCAAGTAAAAGAATATCTGGGAACTGCTATTCCAAACAAGATGAAGGTTTAAGGGATGATGAGGTTGAGGAATTTTTGCATTCGag GGTCAAGCGGGGTCGAGGTGCAGTAGGTTCAAGGATGGATGAAACAGGTCCTTATCTTTTGCCTTGTACAGAATCCAAGGAAAAGCCATCCACCAGCCTGGACTTGAGGGAACATCGTGTTGTTCTGGGTCCAGAGAAACCCTCATCAGTAAAGTCTTATGAATCTTCTGAGGAGGAGCTTGATGAAGATAGGCGGAAGAAGGCAAAGAAGGCTCAGTCGAGGAGTTCAGATAAGCACTCTAAGAAGCATAGAAAGAAGGAAAGGTCTAGGGATAAGAAAAAGAGCAGAAAGGAGAAAAGAAACAAACGCTAA
- the LOC110644656 gene encoding uncharacterized protein LOC110644656: MEDYTFVVGQEFPDVKAFRNAIKEAAIAQHFELRIIKSDLIRYFAKCASEGCPWRIRAVKLPNVPTFTIRSLEGTHTCGRNAQNGHHQASVDWIVSFIEERLRNNINYKPKDILHDIHKQYGITIPYKQAWRAKERGLAAIYGSSEEGYCLLPSYCEQIKRTNPGSIAEVFTTGADNRFQRLFVSFYASLYGFLNGCVPIIGLGGIQLKSKYLGTLLVASSFDADGGFFPLAFGVVDVENDESWVWFLSELQKALEMNTESMPRLTFLSDGPKGIVDAVKRKFPNSSHVFCMRYLSESIGKEFKNSRLVHLLWKAACATTNIGFKEKMGEISEVSSAAAKWLQQFPPSRWALVYSEGTRYGHLSSNIEEFNIWILEARELPIIQVIERIHNKLMAEFEDRRLKSISWFSVLTPSAEKRMVEAINRASTYQVLRSDEVEFEVISAERSDIVNIGTHSCSCRDWQLHGIPCSHAVAALISCRKDVYAFTEKCFTVASYREAYAEDIHPIPEKIEWRKVGDAPMDDDDDDAQVVRPPKFRRPPGRPEKKRICVEDLNREKHTVHCSKCNQTGHYKTTCKAEIMKGIEQF, encoded by the coding sequence ATGGAGGACTACACTTTTGTTGTTGGTCAAGAGTTCCCTGATGTCAAAGCTTTCCGGAATGCAATTAAAGAAGCTGCAATTGCTCAACACTTTGAACTTCGTATTATAAAAAGTGACCTGATTCGATACTTTGCAAAGTGTGCCTCAGAAGGTTGTCCATGGCGCATTCGTGCTGTTAAACTTCCTAATGTCCCAACCTTCACAATAAGAAGCCTTGAAGGAACTCATACTTGTGGGAGAAATGCGCAAAATGGTCACCATCAAGCTTCTGTGGATTGGATTGTGAGCTTTATCGAGGAACGATTACGAAATAATATCAATTACAAACCAAAGGATATTTTACATGACATTCATAAGCAGTATGGAATCACTATTCCTTACAAGCAGGCTTGGCGTGCTAAGGAACGGGGACTTGCAGCAATTTATGGCTCTTCTGAAGAAGGATACTGCCTGCTTCCTTCATACTGTGaacaaataaaaagaactaacccTGGAAGTATTGCAGAAGTGTTCACTACTGGTGCAGACAATCGGTTCCAAAGGCTTTTTGTTTCGTTCTATGCATCCTTATATGGATTCTTGAATGGGTGTGTGCCTATCATTGGGCTCGGTGGAATTCAACTTAAGAGCAAATATCTTGGTACCTTACTTGTAGCCTCATCTTTTGATGCTGATGGTGGGTTTTTCCCACTTGCATTTGGTGTTGTTGATGTAGAAAATGATGAGAGCTGGGTGTGGTTCTTGTCAGAGTTACAGAAAGCATTGGAGATGAACACTGAGAGTATGCCTAGgctcacttttttgtctgatgGACCAAAAGGCATTGTAGATGCGGTAAAAAGAAAATTCCCAAATTCTTCTCATGTATTTTGCATGCGCTACTTGAGTGAAAGCATTGGTAAAGAATTCAAAAACTCGAGGCTTGTCCATCTTTTGTGGAAAGCTGCTTGTGCTACCACTAACATTGGTTTCAAAGAAAAAATGGGTGAAATTTCGGAGGTTTCATCTGCAGCTGCAAAGTGGTTGCAACAATTTCCTCCCTCTCGTTGGGCCTTAGTGTATTCTGAAGGAACACGGTATGGCCATTTGTCTTCAAATATCGAGGAATTTAATATATGGATTCTTGAAGCTCGAGAGTTACCTATAATCCAGGTCATTGAGCGAATTCACAATAAATTAATGGCTGAGTTTGAGGACCGGCGTTTGAAGAGTATTTCCTGGTTTTCAGTGCTGACTCCATCTGCGGAGAAACGCATGGTTGAAGCTATCAATCGTGCATCAACATATCAAGTCCTTAGATCTGATGAAGTTGAATTTGAAGTTATATCAGCAGAGCGCTCAGACATTGTTAATATTGGGACACACTCTTGTTCCTGCCGTGATTGGCAGCTTCATGGGATACCATGTTCGCATGCAGTTGCAGCGCTAATTTCTTGTCGAAAAGATGTATATGCATTTACGGAGAAGTGCTTTACTGTTGCTAGTTACCGTGAAGCTTATGCAGAAGATATACACCCCATCCCTGAAAAAATTGAGTGGAGAAAGGTGGGTGATGCTCCaatggatgatgatgatgatgatgctcAAGTTGTGCGGCCTCCGAAATTTCGTCGTCCACCAGGACGCCCAGAAAAGAAACGAATTTGTGTAGAGGACCTTAACCGTGAGAAACATACTGTGCATTGTAGTAAATGTAACCAAACTGGTCATTATAAGACAACTTGCAAGGCAGAGATTATGAAAGGCATTGAACAGTTTTAG
- the LOC110644657 gene encoding LL-diaminopimelate aminotransferase, chloroplastic isoform X1: MSLTQNISTSISSSSSSFLAYSVFPYRNRDVSLPSKNFGTCRCVAIPQEEKTTYKTNVSRNANMAKLQAGYLFPEIARRRNAHLPKYPDSKVISLGIGDTTEPIPEVITSAMSKRSQALSTLQGYSGYGAEQGEKPLRAAIVSTFYGGLGIDEDDIFVSDGAKCDISRLQVLFGSEATIAVQDPSYPAYVDSSVIMGQTGLYQKDAEKYGNIEYMRCNPENGFFPDLSKVCRADIIFFCSPNNPTGSAATREQLTQLVQFAKDNGSIIVYDSAYAMYISDDKPRSIFEIPGAKEVALETASFSKYAGFTGVRLGWTVVPKELLFLDGFPVAKDFNRIVCTCFNGASNVVQAGGLACLSPEGRNAMQKVVGFYKENADIIMDTFNSLGFNVYGGRNAPYVWVHFPGRSSWDVFSEILEKTHVVTTPGSGFGPGGEGFIRVSAFGHRDNVLEACRRFKQLYK; this comes from the exons ATGTCGCTCACCCAAAATATTTCCACCTCTAtctcctcttcttcctcttcttttttaGCTTATTCAGTCTTCCCCTATAG AAACAGGGATGTTTCGCTTCCCTCGAAAAATTTTGGGACTTGTAGGTGTGTAGCAATCCCTCAGGAAGAGAAGACCA CCTACAAGACGAATGTTTCTCGTAATGCAAACATGGCCAAGCTTCAAGCTGGGTACCTGTTTCCAGAG ATTGCTCGTAGGAGGAATGCCCACTTGCCGAAATACCCTGATTCAAAAGTGATAAGCCTCGGAATTGGCGACACCACTGAGCCCattccagaagtaataacttctGCAATGTCAAAG AGATCACAAGCATTGTCCACTCTTCAGGGTTACAGCGGTTATGGAGCTGAACAAGGTGAAAAA CCATTGAGAGCTGCAATTGTTTCAACATTTTATGGAGGCCTTGGCATTGACGAAGATGATATATTCGTCTCTGATggtgcaaaatgtgacatatcccGCCTTCAG GTTCTTTTTGGGTCTGAAGCCACTATTGCAGTGCAGGATCCATCATACCCG GCATATGTAGACTCTAGTGTCATAATGGGCCAGACAGGACTGTATCAGAAGGATGCAGAGAAATATGGAAATATTGAATACATGAGGTGTAATCCTGAAAATGGCTTCTTTCCTGATTTATCTAAGGTCTGCCGAGCTGATATCATATTTTTCTGTTCGCCAAACAATCCTACTGGTTCTGCTGCAACAAGAGAGCAACTGACACAACTAGTACAGTTTGCCAAGGACAATGGGTCAATTATTGTCTATGATTCAGCATATGCAATGTATATATCTGATGATAAGCCACGCTCCATATTTGAAATTCCTGGAGCCAAAGAG GTTGCACTTGAGACAGCATCATTTAGCAAGTACGCTGGGTTTACTGGAGTCCGTCTAGGTTGGACTGTGGTTCCAAAAGAGCTTCTTTTTTTGGATGGCTTTCCTGTTGCCAAGGACTTCAACCGTATTGTTTGTACTTGCTTTAATGGTGCATCCAATGTTGTCCAAGCTGGTGGTCTGGCTTGCCTTTCACCAGAAGGCCGTAAC GCAATGCAAAAGGTGGTTGGATTTTACAAAGAAAACGCTGATATTATAATGGATACATTTAATTCACTTGGTTTTAATGTGTATGGGGGGAGGAATGCACCATATGTATGGGTTCACTTCCCTGGCCGGAGTTCATGGGATGTATTTAGTGAGATTCTTGAGAAGACTCACGTTGTTACCACACCTGGAAGTGGATTTGGACCTGGTGGTGAAGGTTTTATCAGGGTTAGTGCTTTTGGTCACAGGGACAATGTATTAGAAGCCTGCAGAAGGTTCAAGCAGCTCTACAAGTGA
- the LOC110644657 gene encoding LL-diaminopimelate aminotransferase, chloroplastic isoform X2, which produces MSLTQNISTSISSSSSSFLAYSVFPYRDVSLPSKNFGTCRCVAIPQEEKTTYKTNVSRNANMAKLQAGYLFPEIARRRNAHLPKYPDSKVISLGIGDTTEPIPEVITSAMSKRSQALSTLQGYSGYGAEQGEKPLRAAIVSTFYGGLGIDEDDIFVSDGAKCDISRLQVLFGSEATIAVQDPSYPAYVDSSVIMGQTGLYQKDAEKYGNIEYMRCNPENGFFPDLSKVCRADIIFFCSPNNPTGSAATREQLTQLVQFAKDNGSIIVYDSAYAMYISDDKPRSIFEIPGAKEVALETASFSKYAGFTGVRLGWTVVPKELLFLDGFPVAKDFNRIVCTCFNGASNVVQAGGLACLSPEGRNAMQKVVGFYKENADIIMDTFNSLGFNVYGGRNAPYVWVHFPGRSSWDVFSEILEKTHVVTTPGSGFGPGGEGFIRVSAFGHRDNVLEACRRFKQLYK; this is translated from the exons ATGTCGCTCACCCAAAATATTTCCACCTCTAtctcctcttcttcctcttcttttttaGCTTATTCAGTCTTCCCCTATAG GGATGTTTCGCTTCCCTCGAAAAATTTTGGGACTTGTAGGTGTGTAGCAATCCCTCAGGAAGAGAAGACCA CCTACAAGACGAATGTTTCTCGTAATGCAAACATGGCCAAGCTTCAAGCTGGGTACCTGTTTCCAGAG ATTGCTCGTAGGAGGAATGCCCACTTGCCGAAATACCCTGATTCAAAAGTGATAAGCCTCGGAATTGGCGACACCACTGAGCCCattccagaagtaataacttctGCAATGTCAAAG AGATCACAAGCATTGTCCACTCTTCAGGGTTACAGCGGTTATGGAGCTGAACAAGGTGAAAAA CCATTGAGAGCTGCAATTGTTTCAACATTTTATGGAGGCCTTGGCATTGACGAAGATGATATATTCGTCTCTGATggtgcaaaatgtgacatatcccGCCTTCAG GTTCTTTTTGGGTCTGAAGCCACTATTGCAGTGCAGGATCCATCATACCCG GCATATGTAGACTCTAGTGTCATAATGGGCCAGACAGGACTGTATCAGAAGGATGCAGAGAAATATGGAAATATTGAATACATGAGGTGTAATCCTGAAAATGGCTTCTTTCCTGATTTATCTAAGGTCTGCCGAGCTGATATCATATTTTTCTGTTCGCCAAACAATCCTACTGGTTCTGCTGCAACAAGAGAGCAACTGACACAACTAGTACAGTTTGCCAAGGACAATGGGTCAATTATTGTCTATGATTCAGCATATGCAATGTATATATCTGATGATAAGCCACGCTCCATATTTGAAATTCCTGGAGCCAAAGAG GTTGCACTTGAGACAGCATCATTTAGCAAGTACGCTGGGTTTACTGGAGTCCGTCTAGGTTGGACTGTGGTTCCAAAAGAGCTTCTTTTTTTGGATGGCTTTCCTGTTGCCAAGGACTTCAACCGTATTGTTTGTACTTGCTTTAATGGTGCATCCAATGTTGTCCAAGCTGGTGGTCTGGCTTGCCTTTCACCAGAAGGCCGTAAC GCAATGCAAAAGGTGGTTGGATTTTACAAAGAAAACGCTGATATTATAATGGATACATTTAATTCACTTGGTTTTAATGTGTATGGGGGGAGGAATGCACCATATGTATGGGTTCACTTCCCTGGCCGGAGTTCATGGGATGTATTTAGTGAGATTCTTGAGAAGACTCACGTTGTTACCACACCTGGAAGTGGATTTGGACCTGGTGGTGAAGGTTTTATCAGGGTTAGTGCTTTTGGTCACAGGGACAATGTATTAGAAGCCTGCAGAAGGTTCAAGCAGCTCTACAAGTGA